The genomic region ACGCGTCCCGCACCGTGTCGCCGTCGCGCAACTGCGGGCGCCAGCGCAGGGTGTTGGACATGAAGCCGACGGGGCGCAGGAAGGTCCAGGGCAGGCCCGACTCCCGTACCTCGACCTCCGACTCGATCATGTAGCGGGCGACGGCGTTGGACAGATCGCCGCCCGGAACCGAACTGCTGGAGAGCAGCACCACCCGCTCCACACCCGCTTCGCGGATCCGCCCCAGGGTCTCCGGCATGTTGTCGTAGCCGGGCAGCAGGAACACCGCGCGCACCCCGTCGAGCTGGGACGCCACACTGAGCGGGTCGTTGAGATCGCCCGCGGTGGAGCGGCTGAACTCCCGTACCTTCTCGCCCGAAGCGGTGAGCCGGCGGACCAGCTCGGAGCCGACATTGCCGGTGGCTCCGGTGACCAGAATCATGAGGTTTCCCCTCGGTCGTCGTACAGGACCGCCATCGTCCTTCACGCGCGGCCCTCCCCACCACTTCGACCGGTCGGGGCACTCGCTGCGTGAGCCTTTGTCCTCGATGGGGAGAAAGTGGGAGGCGATTCCTGCGCAACTTCTTCCCACTCGGGGAAAGCGCTGCTACGTTCCCACTCGAAAGCCCGTAGGACACACGGCCGATGAGGCGGGAGGGGCAAGTGAGGCGCATGACTGCACGACCCGCCAACACGCATCAGGCACGACTGCTGCGGCTGTTGCGAGACGGGGGCCCCAACTCCCGTGCCCAGCTGGGTGACCAGGTGGACCTCTCGCGCTCCAAGCTCGCCGTGGAGGTCGACCGGCTCCTGGAGACGGGCCTGGTCGTCGCGGACGGGCTCGCCGCCTCGCGCGGTGGCCGCCGCTCGCACAACATCCGGCTGGCACCGGCGCTGCGTTTCCTCGGCGTCGACATCGGCGCGACCTCGGTCGATGTGGCCGTCACCAACGCGGAACTGGAGGTGCTCGGCCATCTCAACCAGCCCATGGACGTCCGGGAAGGCCCGGTCGCCGTCTTCGAGCAGGTCCTCGCGATGGCCGCCAAACTGCGGGCGTCGGGGCTGGCCGAGGGGTTCGACGGCGCCGGTATCGGGGTCCCCGGACCGGTTCGCTTCCCCGAGGGCGTACCGGTCGCCCCGCCCATCATGCCCGGCTGGGACGGCTTCCCCGTACGCGAGGCCCTCAGTCAGGAACTGGGCTGCCCGGTCATGGTCGACAACGATGTGAACCTGATGGCGATGGGGGAGCAGCACGCGGGCGTGGCACGCTCGGTGGGCGACTTCCTCTGCGTCAAGATCGGCACGGGTATCGGCTGCGGGATCGTCGTCGGCGGCGAGGTCCACCGCGGTGTGACGGGCAGTGCGGGCGACATCGGGCACATCCAGGTCGAGCCCGACGGGCGCCCCTGCGCCTGTGGCAACAGGGGCTGTCTGGAAGCCCACTTCAGCGGCTCCGCGCTCGCGCGGGACGCCGAGGACGCGGCGCGCGCCGGACTGTCCAGCGAACTCGCGAGGCGGCTCGACGCCTCCGGACGGCTGACCGCGGCGGATGTCGCGGCTGCCGCGTCAGCGGGGGACGCCACCTCGCTCGACCTCATCCGGGAGGGCGGCAACCGGGTCGGCCAGGTCATCGCGGGCCTCGTCAGCTTCTTCAACCCGGGTCTGGTGGTGATCGGCGGCGGGGTGACCGGCCTCGGCCACACCCTGCTCGCCAGCGTACGGACCCAGGTCTACCGCCGGTCGCTGCCGCTGGCCACCGGCAATCTGCCCATTGTGCTCGGGGAGTTGGGCCCGGCTGCCGGAGTGATCGGCGCGGCCCGCCTGATCAGCGACCATCTGTTCTCACCGGCCTGACCGCCGGGACGCACCACCGGCACGATCGGCACCACCGGCACCACCGGCACGATTGCGCAGCCCCGCAGCCCCGCAGCCCCGCAGCCCCGCACCGCCCGCACCACAGGAACACCCGCTCACCTGCACGTCCGCTCGACCTGAACATCCCGCACCGCCGCACCGCGCTCAGCTCTGCCCTGCCCTGAAACACCCGCTCACCGGCCGAACCGCCGAGGGGATCCGTCATGGCACCAGAACCACCGCTGCTCACGATGTCCGGCATCACCAAGTCGTTTCCCGGCGTCCGCGCCCTCGATGGCG from Streptomyces sp. NBC_01267 harbors:
- a CDS encoding NAD(P)H-binding protein gives rise to the protein MILVTGATGNVGSELVRRLTASGEKVREFSRSTAGDLNDPLSVASQLDGVRAVFLLPGYDNMPETLGRIREAGVERVVLLSSSSVPGGDLSNAVARYMIESEVEVRESGLPWTFLRPVGFMSNTLRWRPQLRDGDTVRDAFGKVRVANIDPYDIAAVAALALTSGDHEGQAYALSGPESLLPGDRIRVLGEVLGRELRFDGFSDDEARAEMSAQMPQEYVDAFFSFYADGTLDESPVLPTVRDLTGSEPRTFRQWAVAHADAFR
- a CDS encoding ROK family transcriptional regulator translates to MTARPANTHQARLLRLLRDGGPNSRAQLGDQVDLSRSKLAVEVDRLLETGLVVADGLAASRGGRRSHNIRLAPALRFLGVDIGATSVDVAVTNAELEVLGHLNQPMDVREGPVAVFEQVLAMAAKLRASGLAEGFDGAGIGVPGPVRFPEGVPVAPPIMPGWDGFPVREALSQELGCPVMVDNDVNLMAMGEQHAGVARSVGDFLCVKIGTGIGCGIVVGGEVHRGVTGSAGDIGHIQVEPDGRPCACGNRGCLEAHFSGSALARDAEDAARAGLSSELARRLDASGRLTAADVAAAASAGDATSLDLIREGGNRVGQVIAGLVSFFNPGLVVIGGGVTGLGHTLLASVRTQVYRRSLPLATGNLPIVLGELGPAAGVIGAARLISDHLFSPA